Proteins encoded within one genomic window of Fragaria vesca subsp. vesca linkage group LG1, FraVesHawaii_1.0, whole genome shotgun sequence:
- the LOC101313242 gene encoding stellacyanin-like, whose amino-acid sequence MVSSQLGLIGCSLLVVAVALLKGVTADSYTVGEDLGWNIPPAGSVAYSTWAASKQFQLGDVVVFKWTGPHTVAEVTAADFSSCTKSNPIALYDSSPARITLSSLNGTRYFICTEDNHCSVLGQKVAITMGGTGQSDNSDDDDDWWRWNSASSLTIGTALSAVISTVVIFFLNYI is encoded by the exons ATGGTTAGTTCTCAACTAGGGTTGATTGGCTGCTCGCTTCTCGTTGTAGCAGTGGCCTTACTAAAGGGTGTCACTGCTGATAGCTACACCGTCGGAGAAGATTTAGGTTGGAATATTCCTCCGGCCGGTTCAGTTGCCTACTCCACCTGGGCCGCCTCGAAGCAATTTCAGCTCGGTGACGTAGTTG TGTTTAAGTGGACTGGACCGCACACGGTGGCTGAAGTGACAGCGGCTGATTTTTCGAGCTGCACAAAGTCGAATCCGATTGCTCTCTATGATTCCAGCCCGGCAAGAATTACGTTGAGCTCGCTAAACGGTACTCGGTACTTCATCTGCACTGAGGACAACCACTGCAGCGTTTTAGGGCAGAAGGTGGCCATTACAATGGGAGGAACAGGTCAATCTGATAACAGTGATGACGATGATGACTGGTGGAGATGGAACAGTGCTTCTTCTCTCACCATTGGCACTGCCTTGTCTGCAGTCATCTCTACCGTAGTCATATTTTTCTTGAACTATATTTAA